Genomic window (Nymphaea colorata isolate Beijing-Zhang1983 chromosome 1, ASM883128v2, whole genome shotgun sequence):
gcggcggcggcggcggctgcaGCACGGCGCCACCCTCCCTTCCAGTCCCATGGCTATGGAGATCAGAGCCCGTTTGGCAGCATGGGATTTCGGGATGTCGCTCATGTGGGCATGGTCGGGGGCCCTCACGAGGCTGCTGGTGCACGGGTTCGGTGACGGCACCGTGGCGGGGGAGGTGGTGAAGGTTTCGCTCTACGTGGGCTCGCTATTCTTATCCGCATGGGTGGGGAGGGTCACCGGTGGTGGATGCGGCAACCCGCTGACCCTGTTGGTGAGGTCCGTCTCCGATGACTTTAATGACCTCTCCTTCACCGTTCTAGCCAGAATTCCTGCTCAAGTATGAACaactcttctccttctctctctccctctcatagagaaaaaaacaaaggcaaATTCAGATTGGTGGTGGTATGTGGGAGGTATGTGTTGCAGACGTTCTGCATGTTGGTGGTGGTATGTGGGAGGTACTGTGTTGCAGACATTCTGCAGCTTGGTGGTGGTATGTGGGAGGTAGTTTGTTGCAGACGTTCTGCTCTGCCATATATAAAAAtgatatatttcaaaatattgccaaattttctgaaaatatggCGTACTGCTGCTTATGTATTTCTTCGTgtcttcaaaattatatttctagATTTAGTTTTATATTTGACATATTTCAAGAAGAAAGATCTTCTCCTCCCAATTAAGTTCCAAACGAGTGAGGGGTGAACCCAATATCTCTAAGGAGGTTTGTAATGGTGGGTGAGGGCCGATAGGTGaccaatttttgttttgatttctcACTATGCTACTACTTTGTACTTATATAAATAATAGAAAGCAATCTTAAACCTTAAGAGGATGAAGGGAAGAGGATGAAGGGAAGGGAGGAAGCTTCAGCATTCACCCCAATCTCGACAAGCCAAAGCTCCCACCAAGAGTCTTGCTTCCGTTGCACTTCAAttacttttctctctcctcctcttccaATCTCTCTTTATATTATAAGAAGTCGACGCTTCTTCCACTCAAAATAGCCGTTCTGTTGACACTCTCGGTGACTTATTCCCATTGTTAcactttgaaattttgttttcataaactttttataataattacaatgacattttttttttttactttggatGAAGGTGAATTTTGCTTCCCATCAATTAATATTCTAGTTTTTCATCTGGATCTGTTCTGGTCACCACGGTGCTGACCAGACGACATACACATCTTGATAAAGGATTGTCAGATTTAAATTCTAAAATGCGTATAAATATGGACAATAAAGTTCATgcattacaatttacaaaagaaaacaaaataacatcataatgttttcaaaatcaatataAACTCTAATTCTATAAATATGACGGTTTTCCTATATAATTTGCAAACAAACTAAAATAGAATTCTCCTTTTTAAACGTTGCTATGGAGAATTTAACAATGATTAAGAGGTGGAATTATTTGCAAATTATTTTGTTGGATTTGTATATATCTCAGGTATGTGGCTCCATTGTCGGGGCCGCCTTAGTCACCCTCATCCTCCCTGAGTTCACCTACAGTGATCCACTGAAGGTCGGCATTGCTCAAGGGGCACTCACAGAAGGGTTTCTTGCCTTTGGAATCGCGTCCGTCTCGCTCGCACTCACGAGATACGACCCCAATGACTTCATCGTCAAGACATGGATCCACAGCATGTCCAGGCTCACTCTCCGCATCCTGGGCTCGGACCTAACTGGAGGAATAATGAACCCTGCCTCGGTGAGTAACAGCCTTTCGCTTTACAATATCCCAAGAATCCTAGATTTCGATCTTTTTAAAACTTCTGTACATCATAGTGTAAGAAGCAAGGGGAGACAATTGGACCCCCCTAGAGTCCCAGTTTATACTTCAGTGGTTTCTCTTCAGAAGAGAAGTTATTCAGGTCATCAAACGCAGCCATAGATCAAGGACCTGATCCTTCTGATTTTATCGGCATCAAGAAAGCAGGAGAATGAAAGAGTACAAAGAACAAATTGTTGTTGGGTATTTCTGTCGCGAGAATGATTGTCTGAAAGAGTGCATGGTAATAAACTGGTAACAGGCAGCAGGCTGGGCGTTCGTCCTAGGCAACCAAACTGCGAGGCAACACCTACTCGTTTACTGGATTGCACCTATTCAGGCGACCATCTTAGCAGCATGGGCGTTCAGGTGGCTCATCCAGAACGGCCGCAAGCAGGAGAAGCGGCCACAGTTCATGGTATCCGTCCCCATCCCTCGTCGTCTGGACTCATCGAGCAGAATCCTGTCTAGGAGGACACACAAATTTCAATAGCAAAAGGCTTTCTACATGAGgggcgttttttttttataaaccatGCAGTGTAAATCAAAGTCTCATGTGTTATATGGcctcctttttttcttaagaTCATGCTTTCATTACCATACAGAGGCAAAATAAACACATGGTGATAAAGTCCAAGAAAGCCAAATGGTTAAGAGAACGTTTCCTTGTTttgagttttccttttttcccctcTCAAGCGAATCAAGGCTCAAACCCTCGTAGCGGTAGCAGGCAAACCACTTGAGTGCAACTTCCCAACCAAGAGATACACCTTGCTTCGGCTACCCAACAAAGGACGGAATTCATGAGAGTCAAGCCTCAACTGCCCGCCCGAGAGCCGTTGCCTGGTCTATCCCTATTACGCCGACCCTTTGGGTCGGCCTAGGTTCTTAGTCATCATCCAATAGGTGACAGGAACcgatatgaaaaatgaaattatgccactcaaatattttttccttaaGGTCACATCACAACTTAAAAATTCTTCGCTTATGAGAACTGTTGCTTAGGCTACATGGGATCCTATATTAGCTTccgaaaagaagaaaacaaggggATCAAACGGGATATAAGGGGATCAAACGGGATTAGTCAGCATCCATGTCCTCTTGGGCAGCCTCAGCAGCCGATTTTGCCTGTTCTAGAAGGTCAGCAGGAACCTGAAAAGTTTAAAACAGTCAAGTCAAACTTCTCGAACAAATTGCTATGGTTAAGAACACGTATGCATTTAACATAGATGCTCGAACAATCGTAACACTATCAATTGCCAACAACCTCATATTCCGTTGTCCAACTAATTTTTATTACCTTTTGATGTTCCCGATTTGACTCCTCGCATATCCAACTCAGTTCTAGTTCAAAAGCTTTGTCCTTTGCCTCATCATGGACACTGTATATACTGcaatcatgaaaaataaaatttttctgaAACCAGCCAATAACTAAGGAAAACGTTTAATTCAAAACTACATGGCTTAAGATTCTGGTTGAAACTGCAAAAACAGAAATTGTACTTTTAAGTTTATTCATCCTAACCTTTAAACCTTTTGAAGACGACTTTGGAGGTAACTGCCTTGTGGGGACACAAAAACTATTTGCATATTTGATTTGACAATTAGTTTCTGAGAAAACCGTTTCTTAAcctttcaaatttcaataacCATTAAGCATGCATGAAAAGTTCTAGTCGATATTCCAGTGCATGTTCTATATTACACAGGCATATATTGATTGGACAAACAAATGTACCAAGGCGCTTTAAGCAAACCATCAGACCCCCAACCAAAAGAGGGAGAATGTTGTGCCACTGATCTATTGCCGAAAACTTTAAAGACACACAAGAATGGATCCGACCAAGTACCGTAATTGAGAATAATAAGAAGGTTCACAATCAGGACAGAGACAAAATTGGTGTTCCACGCATTGTCTAATTACAGTAAAAAACGAAGGAAAAAATGCACAAAGGAACTTACATTTTAGCAACTTCAATAATTCCTTCCCTACATGTCATTTCAGAAAGCTTCAACTTTTCGATCTCTCTGCCATACAAACAACTTAACCATGTCAATGCCACTGCCTTTAACATGACAATGCAAATGGTACAGAAGGCAAATATCTGCGCGTGTGCTTCCACGTGCACTAGCATTTGCATATTTAAATTTAAGCAGCTTAAGCAAGAAGCATACGTTTTGGCAGCTTGCCGACCCTTCCCAATTGCCGCTCCATAGTACCTCTGCAATTATATTCGTATAACACAAATTTATAAGCTTGCTTTtcgagaagaaaatgaaggcaATTTGGAAAAAAGTTAAATGGGCTTTTTGGCCATTGCAACCGGCACTTCACAGTTTACAAAGGGATACAAACGCACGTAGGAAACTCCTGATGGCTCAACGATGTATAGCTGTGGCCCATCTCTGTCATACCCCCCAAGAATTATCCCACAACCAAATGGCCTGTATCGATGATAAACTATAAATAAGAATTATGAggaaataaatgaaggaaagtACAATCATGCTTCACCATATCCAGCAAAAAAGAAGAACTGTTAGAAGAAATTAACCAACCTTAGCCACCAGTAGAGTGTGCACAAGTGCACATAACTAGCAATACGGTCTGCAAGTTCTTTAACAGGGATAGGTTCCCCATAGATACTGCAATGGTATAAAAGCCACTGTAtattaagaagaagaaggcagaaGTATAATTTGTACATCTATATCTCATCAAATGAAAAGTTATGTAATAGAACTAATTTGTACATCTATATCTCATCAAATGAAAAGTTATGTAATAGAACTAATTTGTACATCTATATCTCATCAAATGAAAAGTTATGTAATAGAACCTTTCAGGTGTACCCCAGAACCCCAAATATGAAAGAAGAGTTTATAACATTATTcgcttatttttctttttctcttttaatcagGAGAAAACGGAACACAATGAAggatgaaaaaaagggaaataacAACAGAAATTGGAACACATCTACCGGAAAAGACAAAATTGCAGATGAGACATTCTTCATTATAGTTTCCACCCAAATAGAACGATGCAAATTGACaggaatgaataatttaaaGGACCGCTAGTTCATCCATCGAGAAACAGTAAATTCAAGAATATACTTCGAGTAGCTAGTTGCTTCAGACTTGGCTCGAGCAACAATCTGCCTCCCATCAGCTGCCAATCCAGCCACAGCCTGTACCCAATTGCCAAAAAGATTTACATGAATGACCAAACAAACATTATCAACCTAAAGTGATAAAGTCAAATGACGAACCATAAAAACATTGAAATTTGCCAAACAAGGAGATACAAATCCAGAACAGCTAAAAAACACCCAACCAATCactgtaaaaaaattgaaaattcattAACCACGACAACAAAGCTGCAAAGCACATAAAGGCAAACTGTCTGTAGAGTACCACGCCAGAGTGGCGGTGAACAGAATGGATTCGCCGATTGCATCCTTCCAACATCATTTTTGATGTTATGAGTTTCTCAACGCCCTGGTCAGAAAAGGTATACCAAGAAAAATTAATAACCTGAGCTTGAATTGATGAGACACGATCACGAGCAAGACATACGCCAGCTAACCAACCACGCAAGTCTCAACAGTCAACAGAAAGCTACAACAGAAAGAGTATACCAAGAGTAAAAGGTCTTACCAAGACAATCCCATCCTTGCACTTGATCCCAACTACCGTCCTAcatatcaaaaatttcattgccAAAAGTTGAATCATTAGACAGGGAATAGAAATATGAAACCCTACACAACTATGACTAAGGGAAATGAAACCGATTATTACGAATCAAAGTCCTGTTGTTCAGCGACACTAACCAGTATGAAGTCAATAGACTTAATCATTGATATTACAGCAATCAGGCGAAACGAAACCCAGGAAACAGAAGTGAAGACccaaaacagaaaaatcaagaaGCTCAAAACTGAACCCAGTAGCAGAAAGACGCTGTTCCCGTTCGCAAAAAGACGAGACTGATCCCATCCATTTACGAATTTTAGGCAATGGAGGGAAAATAGAGAGCTATTTCTCAAGTTAAGATTGGCTTTGGCCCGTTCctgccttcttttttttcagcaCGCCACCATGCTGCAATTGCAAAGTTCTCCGATGTCTATGACACTGGCAttttattgtttaaattttCCAAAGGCAGATATCGAACTCGAGGAAAACGAAATAAAATGAAGATCTTTTTGAAATATCCTCCCCCCTGCGTCTTATCGCAAATTCACCAAAAGGAAAGCCATCAATCATGCCGGGATATCGCGATTGCGACATTTTTCTTGGGACCCAAATgaatgtgtgtgcgtgtgcgcgtgcgtgtgcgtgtgcgagagagagagagagagagagagagagagagagaggcacccGCTGTTGTCGACGGCCTTGGCAGCGTACTCTATCTGGAAGACTCGACCGTCGGGGGAGAAGGTAGTCACAGAGAGATCATAACCCGTTCCGATGctactcatctctctctctctctgaaaaaacttcgtcttcaagaaaccaaaaCGATGAGAAAGAGCAAAAGGTAAAAGCAGATCGGAAATATGGAGGGAGCTAACATGTACAAAACGAGCATAGGTTGCCTTCTCGATTGAGCCCCTATCTTTGTTAAAATTACCCAACGTGCCATCATCCGACTCGGTCCCGAGTGTGCCGATGGACGGGACCTAGCGACCAAGAATGAGGACGCTAGGGACCAAGAATAGTTGAATTACTCCATTGTCACATTTTTGTTATATTGTAAAACCGTAAATTTAACCAAATAATTCtctcatttttgtgttttaattCTTGTTTATTATGTCAATTTTCTTTCCGTTTTGATGTTTCATAGTCGCCCCTGCAAGGAGAGGCACGTAGGTGAAACACCTGTGACGATGGTTAAGGGTGGGCTCGGATGAGTAATTGAGTATTTGGCCCATGACTGATCGAGCTTGGCATGATTATTTGACCTGTGAACCAGTTCGATAAAAGAAACTCGTCGGACCAAACTGACCCGAGTCCGGTATTAGAGACCCGTACCATATCAGCTCCGTAGATACATTTTGTGATGCTGGCATACTCTTAGCACAATACTGATAACTCCTTTCAAAAACTCTTAGCATATCGCCGAAACGCTCCCTTATCGAGTTGAGGGTTTAACCGAGTACACAACGTGTATGAAGTTGATAGTCGAGTTCAGCCCGATAACTAAGCAGAGGTCAGGCTTTGAGCCGCCAATAAGGTCTTCGAGTCCGTCGAGCACAACTTTGTGGAGCCTTATACCTGATTTCCAGCTTTGGAATTGGAACAGAATGTCAAGTCTTTTATACGTCACATACCCTCCGACCTGATCTGCCAGCTCGCAtagtctctctatctctctaacAGCCGCACTCATGCAGCTGAGAAACCTAAAGAAATACGACAGCAGCACTGCCAGTACGTGATTCATGTCGATGCAACTAAACGTTCAGAAACCCAGCCAAAGATGTTCCAAAACCAGGAAACCACCAACCATATATGGGACTCTAATTTATTTGCAACCTTTCTCACAATTGACTTTGATACAAATATACACTACCTATCGGCAGTAAAAGTAGGTGATTTTCTAATCCCCCATCTTACAGGAGACTGTACACAAGcaatcagagaaaaaaaaaaagctcacaAGAAAAAACAGGGTGTTTATGTTTAGATGGCTTTCCGAAAAGCCATCGTATTAACTATCTCCAGCTTTCAGGAAAAGGATGCGCTTGCAGTTGCTCCAGATGACTCTGCCCTGCCATTCATCTGTAAAACTTCCTTTCCGTGGCTTTCAACTTGTAGGGACCTGCTCAACCTTCTCAACCATATCTCGTAGTCCACAGGGTATGGGGTGCCGCAGAGGCTGTCAATGTAATCCGCAAACGCTTTTAACACGGTGGAAATGTGACCAAGCTTCTGTTGGATCAAACGTTTAGACCAAGCTGACTCTCTCCACTGCAATGCAGCCTCGACAGAGTCTAATTCAGGAAGCAAGCCTCCACACAAGAAAAAGAGTAGGTAGACGAGACTCTCTGCATCCGAAGATGGACACAGCTTCCCTTCCTGAAGGGCATAACTTGAAGAATAGTGAAGATTTGTGGCTGTCTTGTCTTTATCTTCTAAGACAGCACGGCCCCATCCAACCAAAACAAAATGGCACTTTGCTCCGGAGCTAACACAGATTATGTTTTCTGGGCAAATGTCTCCGTGCCGGATTCCAGCAGTGCTAGCTGCATGGATAGCAGATAGGCAATCATGGGACAACCTGAGCACCTCCTCAGGGGTGAGCTCGACCCTCTTCACCATGCTGGATACAAATTCACCAACTGGATACATGGCAAGGATCGGGGTTCCACACCAGGGGTGATTACAGCGATCATTGGTGCCACTCTTCGAGCACTGACCTGGGTGCACTATTCTTCCAGATGCAACAAGCTGGGGCAGGTATTTGCTTGAGAGACCCTTCTGCCTCATTACGGTGAGAATCTTGGTCTGTCTCTGGACCTGATACCATAAGTTCATTTCCTCCCATGAAGGTCCTAACCGAGATGGATGAGAACCAACATAAAGCAAGAGCAATTTCCCGGGCTCATCAAGAGAGGTTGAGCTGTATATTGGAACATCATCACTTCGTAATGCCTCGTTGATCTGAAAACCCTTCTTCCAATTAGAATCTTCCATCCACAGAATGGATCCAACTTCTAGGCTAAAGGACACCTGAGGTTCTACTTCAACCAATTCATCCCTCacttcaacaatttctgatgAATAACTTTGTTGCAGGGGCGGTGCTGAAGTTGAACTACTACCGTTGACTCGTATCTCAACTAATTGCCTCTCATTTCTTCGCTTTTGAAGACGAGAAACATGAATTCCAGCCAAATCTGCAAATGTTTTCTTTGGCGTTCCTGTGGTTAACATAATAGTATGGTAAGTAGCATGCAGTACCTGTAATGTCCCAACGTCCCCCCAGTTGGCATTACCAAGCTTATTCCAGATTCGGTCAACAGAAGAAACCATGACGCGGGAATGGTTTATTATCCAATCAGCCGCAcattcataaacattatttacaTCAACCTCCATTGTGCGTACATCTCCTTCCAATTTAACCACTCCCCCATACTGGGAATCCACAATCAGAACGTACACAAAGTTAGAATCACAGAGAAGATTATATCTGCTTAGGTTTCTAGACAACAGCACACGAACAGCAAAGAACAATGCTTCACCAAGGACAGAAGGAGAAGGTTGACGATCACTCTTCGATGAGAGGCTTGCTACGTCAGACCTCAGCAATGCTACTTCGAGAATCTCTTCCCATTTACCATATGAATGGCGACCATTATTGACAAGTAAAGCAGTCGCACAAAGCCCTCCAGCTTTTCCATTAGCAATAACTTTTTCTGCAGGATAGAATCTAGAAGTTGAACTATGCAAACTTCCTACCAAAAATGGCATAGGCCCATCCTTATCCCAGAATGTCTCCCACAATCCCTTGGCAGCTGCATACAGGAAGTCTTCAAGTGCAAGATATGCCTTTGCTTCTACAGCATCTGAAGTTGAAGCGTAAACAGCATTTGGCATTCGAATGAGCTGCTGAAAAGAAACACCTTCCAATGCATAATCAAATTTCTGGAGCTCCTGTAACTCAAAGGGCACAATCCTTTTATTGTTTGAATACTCTGAAATTGATGGGAACCAATCCAACAGTTTCTCTGTCAGGCATTCAGGTTCAGCAAGTCTCCTGATAAACTCTTTTGCCAAAGAAAGTGAAGAACGAGACTTGCTTCCTGTTGGTGCACCAGGCTTGTGCGTTTCAGATCCAGATGTCCGTTCAGAGGATTCCCCTGCAGTCGCATCAAAACTCAGTTTCCTTTGCATAATCATACAAATGCAAGTAtttgaaagtaaaaaatgatagatttatgaaatgaTGCTTGATtctacaataaaaaaacatgaaaccaTAAATAGAAGAGCaccactttaaagtttaaactcaaCAATCATAAATGAAGGAGACTAAAGAAGACAAGCTAGATAAAGGACAGCAAAGCAGCTGAGAACCTTTTCATTTGCCAACAGGCAACAACATGAAAGGTACTTGGTTATGTCTTTGCATGTAAAACCATAAACTCCATACATAGGCATACATTATTAAATTacacaaatacatatatattaaatatatggACATATATGTGCAcgaaatatgtatatatattatatactgcAGAAGAATATGTCAAAAGTACAAAGTAATAAGAACCATACTGAATGAAGATAAttataaatcatcaataaatacaTTAAATAAAGATAATTATAATTAAACAAAGGGTAATATCCAGGATATAAGATTGACAAGAGCCTTAACTGACAATTGTTCAAATATTGACTTCAACTAtacaataaaattttaacaagcaTCTAGTATTCagcattgaaaagaaaaagttgcaaAAACTGATTCCTAAATTCCTTCCGATGCAAGGTTCTCTGAATTCCTTCAATTTGTCACTCTAATAAAAGATATGTCTTTAGACTTTAAATCTAATCATCCAATTTCTTTCAAGTTTTCCGTTTTATGcttattattacatataatatatgaattaaatattttatcatataAGCATTTTCATTCTCATATTTCTCTTTCATATTTAATCCTAGACAAGCTTGATAATAAAGTACACAAAGATTATAAACAAACCTAGACCAATTTCCTTCAGATAGTGGTTTATATAGATGATCCTTCTTGTCATCTGGTAAGGACCAGCCTAACCCCAGCTACAGACTTTTATCTTTTGTTTGCTTTATAAATCGAAAGTAGAACAGATTCACTAAAACAGAAGTAATATTTACTCCAGTCTCCAATACGCATCATTTAGAGGAAGAAAGAACGAAACAAACAACATTATCATGCGAGGGAATACTAACTGATGTCACAAGGCATGGTATGCATGTCACAGAATGTTCACATCGTATGGCACAACCATTTACCCATGCAAGGGGTTGAATCACGCCATGCAGGCCTATGAAGTATGACTCTTTCAAATGCAGAGTCTGACACAGGATTTACCacgaaaagaaaggaaaagagacaGGATAAGTTTTTTAAAACCAACAGCTATACTGCTATCACATCATTTCTCTGAAACAAGTACCCTGAACTGATTTGTAAATTTActaaatttttttcacatattttccTTTAAATCATTTTTGTCGGGCAATCTACGGTTCAATCCTTATAATGTAGAAAAACTAAGTGTAAACAATAAGTCCAAACCTTCCAAAAATATCAAACcacagagagagggaaagaCAGAGCGGGCTTATGACACCAATTGTTGAAACTTTAAGTACACACCCTTATTCTAACGTGCAACCCCTTGGACTCTAAGCTCAAAAATAGCAATATTTGTTCTACTCATTACGTTTTATGATCATTAAACAGTTGATAACCTTTGACGAGCAAAGTGCAACCACGTCCCATTTCAAATCCATTTCCAATATTTGGAAGTCATGGCAGTTGAATTTGCAGTAGCTCAGAGCTCAATTGGAGAAAATTTATACAAGTTTAGTTACTTTCAGAATAGCAATAATATAAAATACGAAGGCTGTTCTGATAGCGAGAGAATTGCTAAACATCTCATCTGAAGAACACAATAAATTAGTAGATTTAACCAAAATTTGACTTCATATCTTAACACCCGGAAAAGGAGAACGCGATATTTTCACGGTATcttctctttttgaaaaaaaaaaaaaacattgtcaaaaAAATACTAATGTGATAAAATTGTATTTTAGTGATAATACATAAGCTTTCATATCCCCACGTTTTTCCTGATAGAGGGCATGCTCATTTGTGTAGTTGACATGCGAACACACACGCACAGCCAATAACTAAAACTTCAATTATCAAGTAAAAAGTCAGCCTTCCTATGTCAAAGAGGCAAACGTAATACAATGAAAAGGCAAACTTAATGCCTAAGGATTGAGTAACACAAAAAGAATCACCTGACGTCATCGTTGTTTAGACCCGCACTCCCAATTCACTTCATCCGAATTCTGATCATGGAGCTACAGAAAGataaaataagagaaagagatagtTTTTAGACTCACATCCCAACAAAAGGCGAAATCCAAACAGCCAATGTCCCAAAGGTTGATGTATCAGAAAATAGTTATCTCTACTGTGTTGAAAGGCAAATTCACAGGATCACCGCTGCGTGAAGATGATCCAGTTCCGGACGTTTACAGGATACATTTaaagataaaaacaagcaacataTCGAAGCTCTTGTAAAAAATAACGCGCTAAATTATTTTCGTTCTGCAGCTTCTGCGTACGGCGTTTCGCAGCATTTAATGCATGTAATGCACAAACATTAATAATGGTTTTCTCAATTTTCCAATCTCTTTAAATTACATTTTCTCGTAGCAAAGGTTTTAATTTTCCCGACGAAAAAATTTCGTTCTTCCAAAATCGACAACATTTTCTTCTGAAATCGAAGGACAAAAGGCTAGGGTTTCATCACGAAATCCAGCATACGTATTAAAAACAAAACCTCAACGACGACACGACAAAAGCAACATCTCAAACTCCACCGGAACTCAAATCACCCGCATCCCTCCGGCAAATCAAATTCCATCACCCTATGGAACAATAAAACGACGATTACAAAGATTTAGGGCTCCCGAAAGAGATCGCAAGGAAGGAAGAAATAGGAAGGCGTTCTCGCTGCGAAAAAATCGTTAATAGACAATAGATAGTACTTACGCAGCAGGAGATGGTCAATGAGGAGAGTGGAAAAGAACCTGCCGGAAAGAAGcttcggagagagagagagagagaggggttcGAGGGTTTCACTCTCCACTCCACTCTCTTCTCTttccccctccctttctctctctctctctcttttgattctctctcttgattttaaaattaaggCACTTTTCAGATCGGCACCATCTACACTTACTTATTTAACAACAATCactaatatttaaaaatttccaGATGAAGGGCTCAGCTataaaaccagtttttttttcttttcaattaatTAGCAGCAGACACTGCCTCTAATGCAGGTCTCCATATTGGCCTTACAATTTTTAAAGCGTGTTATTAATGCTAACCAATTGCTTGTGTCGACGAAGTCAATGAATTATACGTTATTCATCTGACGCCTTTAATTTATTAACCTTCTTTCTATCCATCTTTGATATTTCAAATGCATTTTTAGTGTTAAAAGAGTCAATGAGTTATACAAAGTTCATAAATATAAGTGATGAGGTATGAAACACTCTACCTTGCTGCCCAACTCTCTAAAAATAGTCTATCCACTTGCTTATCATGAGTAGACTTGTTAAGCCATCTCAAACTTTTCTGCTAAaagaaatcatgtaaaattataaaatataaagaTTATAGTCAAGGGCGAATCCTTAATTTACAAATTATACGAACATTGTAGCCATGTTCTCAAATTATAGTCAAATTGTCATGCCATCAGATAATTTCCCTTTTCCGTGACGGCGAAGGCGGTTATTTGTTGATCTTATCACTCGGTGCTAATTGTCCCTCGCTTTTGATCTTAAACGGGTCGGGTCGGTGATGGGTCATGGACTCCAGACTGAAAACCCGTACTTGTCCCGTTGCCAGCTGGGATCCAAACTCATTTATTCAATCGGATCCAATACAAACAGATTCCAACTTGAGTCGAGCTAACTCGTGTGTGGCTCGCTCAGCTCGTGTtgatacttattttttaaaaaatcgtCAAAAAAAGGCACAGATACATCAATGATGTTATATTATTAGAAAGGATTTAAATTAATGAATACATGTTTTAATTTACCCGACTTGAGCTTTAAATGAAGCAAGCTCGATTC
Coding sequences:
- the LOC116254677 gene encoding uncharacterized protein LOC116254677, which gives rise to MTSGESSERTSGSETHKPGAPTGSKSRSSLSLAKEFIRRLAEPECLTEKLLDWFPSISEYSNNKRIVPFELQELQKFDYALEGVSFQQLIRMPNAVYASTSDAVEAKAYLALEDFLYAAAKGLWETFWDKDGPMPFLVGSLHSSTSRFYPAEKVIANGKAGGLCATALLVNNGRHSYGKWEEILEVALLRSDVASLSSKSDRQPSPSVLGEALFFAVRVLLSRNLSRYNLLCDSNFVYVLIVDSQYGGVVKLEGDVRTMEVDVNNVYECAADWIINHSRVMVSSVDRIWNKLGNANWGDVGTLQVLHATYHTIMLTTGTPKKTFADLAGIHVSRLQKRRNERQLVEIRVNGSSSTSAPPLQQSYSSEIVEVRDELVEVEPQVSFSLEVGSILWMEDSNWKKGFQINEALRSDDVPIYSSTSLDEPGKLLLLYVGSHPSRLGPSWEEMNLWYQVQRQTKILTVMRQKGLSSKYLPQLVASGRIVHPGQCSKSGTNDRCNHPWCGTPILAMYPVGEFVSSMVKRVELTPEEVLRLSHDCLSAIHAASTAGIRHGDICPENIICVSSGAKCHFVLVGWGRAVLEDKDKTATNLHYSSSYALQEGKLCPSSDAESLVYLLFFLCGGLLPELDSVEAALQWRESAWSKRLIQQKLGHISTVLKAFADYIDSLCGTPYPVDYEIWLRRLSRSLQVESHGKEVLQMNGRAESSGATASASFS
- the LOC116245973 gene encoding probable aquaporin SIP2-1 isoform X1, coding for MAMEIRARLAAWDFGMSLMWAWSGALTRLLVHGFGDGTVAGEVVKVSLYVGSLFLSAWVGRVTGGGCGNPLTLLVRSVSDDFNDLSFTVLARIPAQVCGSIVGAALVTLILPEFTYSDPLKVGIAQGALTEGFLAFGIASVSLALTRYDPNDFIVKTWIHSMSRLTLRILGSDLTGGIMNPASAAGWAFVLGNQTARQHLLVYWIAPIQATILAAWAFRWLIQNGRKQEKRPQFMVSVPIPRRLDSSSRILSRRTHKFQ
- the LOC116245973 gene encoding probable aquaporin SIP2-1 isoform X2, whose protein sequence is MAMEIRARLAAWDFGMSLMWAWSGALTRLLVHGFGDGTVAGEVVKVSLYVGSLFLSAWVGRVTGGGCGNPLTLLVCGSIVGAALVTLILPEFTYSDPLKVGIAQGALTEGFLAFGIASVSLALTRYDPNDFIVKTWIHSMSRLTLRILGSDLTGGIMNPASAAGWAFVLGNQTARQHLLVYWIAPIQATILAAWAFRWLIQNGRKQEKRPQFMVSVPIPRRLDSSSRILSRRTHKFQ
- the LOC116254712 gene encoding proteasome subunit alpha type-3-like; protein product: MSSIGTGYDLSVTTFSPDGRVFQIEYAAKAVDNSGTVVGIKCKDGIVLGVEKLITSKMMLEGCNRRIHSVHRHSGVAVAGLAADGRQIVARAKSEATSYSNIYGEPIPVKELADRIASYVHLCTLYWWLRPFGCGIILGGYDRDGPQLYIVEPSGVSYRYYGAAIGKGRQAAKTEIEKLKLSEMTCREGIIEVAKIIYSVHDEAKDKAFELELSWICEESNREHQKVPADLLEQAKSAAEAAQEDMDAD